A stretch of DNA from Henriciella sp. AS95:
AAGCCCGCACCCGCGAATGCCGGGCGCATCAGATCATGGTCTCCGACAGAAGCGCCGCCAACGGGCAAGAAGATATCGATGTCTTTGGCGCGGTTGATGGCGTCTGAAATGGCATCGAGACGATCAGGGGCGACGCCAAGGTCCACGGCTTCCCCGCCCCAGCTTTCGATGAGCGCCGACAGTCCTATCGGGTTTGAGTTGACGATCTCGCCCGGCTGGAGGTCTGACCCGGGAGGTCGCAGTTCATCTCCATTGGCGAGAATGCCAACGCGGGGGCGACGATATACAGAAAGCGTGGCGAGGTTTCCGGCTGCAATGAGTGAGAGTTCGGCTGCGCCTAGGCGAGTGCCTTCGGTGAGCAGGGTTGCGCCGGCTTCAAAGTCGATACCTGCCGCGCGGATGTATTGGGGGCTTGTATAGCCGTCCTGGCAGATCAGAGCATCGCCATCACGGCGGGCATCTTCCTGGATAATGATGTGATCAGCACCTTCGGGGACTTCGCCGCCTGTGAAGATACGCACCGCCTCGCCTGCGCCCACATGTGCGCTGTAAGGGGTCCCGGCGGGGGCCTCGCCGATGACGGTAAGTGTCGCCCCGGCGGTCGTGACGTCTTCGAGGCGTACGGCATATCCATCCATGGCGGACACGGCGGCGGGCGGTCGGGAGACTTGCGCGATCGCATCCGTCGCTAGGCGAAGACCGTGCGCCTGCGCCAATTCTACATTTTCGATAGCCGGCGCTGGCGCATGCTCGGTGAGCAGTCGTAGCGCGTCGTCAACGCTTGTCAGATCGTTCAAGACTCGCCCTTTCGGTAGTCGCCGGATTTTCCACCGGACTTTTCGACCAGTTCGATCCCGCCGATCACCATCGCTTTGTCCACGGCCTTCAACATGTCGTAAAGCGTGAGGCAGGCGGCAGAGACCGCGGTCAGGGCTTCCATTTCAACGCCGGTCTGGCCACTCGTTTTTGCGCGAGCGGTCACGGACAAGGCCGTTTCTCCATCCACGGGGGCGATATCCACTTTCACGCTTGTCAGCGGCAGAGGGTGGCAAAGCGGAATGAGGTCGGCCGTCTTCTTGGCTGCCATAATGCCGGCTAGTTCGGCGATCGCGATGGGGTCACCTTTTTTCGTGTCCCGGCCCAAGGCCAAACTCAGCGTTTCGGCCGCCATGTCGACGCGGCCCCGGGCAGTCGCCGAGCGCTGAGTGACCGCTTTGTCGCCGACATCGACCATGCGCGCGCGCCCGTCAGGGCCGATATGGGTCAGCCCGCTCAATGGGAGTGCTCCATATGCTCCATGAGCCGCGGCATGATCTCAACGAGATTGCACGGTTTGTGGCGGCTATCGAGTTGCAGGGAAATGACCTTGTCCCAACCGTCCTTTACCGCGCCGGTTGAACCTGGAAGGCAAAAGATGAAGGTGCCATTGGCAAGGCCGGCCACAGCGCGGGACTGCAAGGTGGAAAGGCCGACACTCTGGAAGCTGACCTGGTGGAAAATGACCGAGAAGCCTTCGATAACTTTTTCAAACAGAGGTGTGACTGCTTCGGGCGTCACATCCCGGCCCGTGAGGCCGGTGCCGCCGCTTGAAATAACAACATCGACGTTGGGGTCTGCGATCCATTCCGAGACTTGCGACCGGATGGACGCTTGGTCGTCCCGCAGGATCTTGCGATCAGCCAGGACATGTCCTGCGTCTTCGATGCGCTGAACGAGGGTTGCGCCGGAGGTGTCATTTTCGAGCGTGCGCGTGTCGCTGACGACGAGGACGGCGATGCGTACAGGGATGAATTTCAGGCTTTCATTGATGCCGTGCATGGGTGTGTTCCTTTAGCTGCCCGACCAGCGGGCGCGATCCTTGTAATCCTCGGCGCGGGGCTCAATCCACTTCGTGCCGGACAGGGTTGTTTCCTTCTTCCAGAAGACGGCCTCCGTCTTCAGATAGTCCATCAGGTAGTCGGCTGCCTCAAAGGCGGGGCGGCGGTGAGCAGATGCAGTCGCGACGAACACGATGGCATCGCCGGGCAACATGTCACCGATGCGGTGGATGATGTGGCTGTCGATGAGCGGCCAGCGTTCGTGCGCCTCCTCTCGGGCTGTTGCGATGCCGGTTTCTGTCATCGGTGAGTAGGCCTGCAGGTGCAGCGTTTCGACATCGCCGGACGATGCCTGGTCACGCACGAGTCCGGTAAAGCTCACAATCGCGCCTGCACCCGCGACGCCTGACTCGAAGGCTTTGAGCGCTTCTGCGGCGTTAATGGGCTCGTCCGTCACTTTGATCATCGTCATCCCCCTCCGACCGGAGGCATGAAGGCAATTTCGTCAGCGTCTCCGACAGGGTGCGGATCGGCGACAATTTCGTTGTTGATGGCGAGGCGGACTGAGGGCTCGAGCAAGGCGCCGTCCAGGGTTTTCCGGTCGTCCAGCCACGCGCGCAGGGCGCTCGTATCGCGGACCGATGTCGGCAGGCTGACATGCTCCGACAGCGTGCCCGTCACGTCGCTGAGGCGCCCGAAATAGAGGATTTCTGCCATCCTCAGCCCCCTGTCACCGACATATGGCGTGGCAAGGCCGGAGATGCGGCGCGTTCACGAATTTTGAAATCGTGTTTTTCGGGCTTTTTCAGAAGCGCGCGGTCCAGCGCCGCGTCCAGGGCGGCGCGCGGATCGTCGCTGTCTCTCAAGGCGCTGCGCAGGTCAACGTGGTCGTCCTGTCCGAGGCACATGTAGATGCGTCCGGTGCAGGTCACCCGTACGCGATTGCATCCAGCGCAGAAATTGTTGGTGAGCGGCGTAATGAAACCAAGTTTCCCGCCTGTTTCCTTGATGCGAACATAGCGTGACGGGCCAGCGCTCGTCCCGCTCGCCGCTTCGTCCTCAAGGGTCCAGAACTGGTCCAGCCGGTCGCGGATCTCGAACAGGGGAATGTACTGGTCCACCCGGTCTTCGCCTGTATCGCCGAGTGGCATGACCTCAATCAAGGTCATGTCGAAGCCGCGATCATGAGCCCATTCGACCATGTTTGGAATCTCGGCGGCGTTCTGGTGTTTCAGACCGACCGTGTTGATCTTGATCTTCAGGCCTGCCTTGTCGGCGGCGTCTATGCCTCGCATCACCTTGTCAAAGTCCCCGCGGCGGGTGATCTCGCGGAACATGTCCGGGTCGAGCGTATCGAGTGATATGTTGACGCGGCGCACGCCCGCATCGACCAGACGTTCGGCATCGCGCTCGAGCAGCGTCGCATTGGTTGTCAGGGTCAGTTCATCCAGGCCGTCGCCGAGATAGGTGCCGAGCCGGTCGAACAGATCACCGATATCCTTTCGGACAAGCGGTTCGCCGCCGGTCACGCGGATTTTCCTGACGCCGCGGCGGATGAAAGCAGCCGCCACGGTCTCAAGCTCTTCGAGCGTCAGAAGGTCCTTCTTCGGCAGGAAGGTCATGTGCTCTGCCATGCAATACGCGCAGCGCAGGTCGCATCGGTCGGTCACAGACAGGCGAAGATACGACACGGTCCGGCCAAAAGCATCTGTCAGGGGCGCTGGGGATATCGGGGTCAGGCCATCAGGCATATCTGGCCTCCATCCGGTCATGCAGGTCGGCCAGCGTGTCTATGTCTCTCGCTTCAGTCGGGGTGATTGGCAGCGTTACGGTGTTCTTCAGCGATGCAAAGACGGACCGAGCGCCCTGGTCACCGCCAATGGCACAGAGCGCCGAAAACGTGTCTTCCGAGAACATGGCCGGCGGCATCAACACACCGGACGATTCGCTCATGGCGGCGCTCTTTCCATACGCATGCGTTTCGGCCAGCGCGGTCAGATGATGCGGTGAAACATCTGGCATGTCGGCCAGCAGGATCATGGCAGATTGTACGCCGGGGATGTGCTGCGCTGCCTCGATCCCAGCGCGCAGGGACGTCGCCTGACCGGACCTGGCTTCCTTGTTCTCAATCACTGCCCAGCCGAAACGTCTGAGTTCGGCTGCCCGGTCAAGCTGATCTGGCCCCACAATGGCGAGACGGGCCGCGCATGGAGTGGTTTCCAGAAGACGCGCGGCGTGACGGATGAGCGGCGCTCCCTCCAGATCAGTCATCAGCTTATCGCCCTCTTCGAAGCGGGCGGACTGACCTGCGGACAGAAGGATAATGGCGGTCGAGGCGAACACATTGGCCTTCTGGACGTGATAGGCCTCCACGATCTCGGCGAAGGTCGACACAGCCAGCATCGATGCGTCCCGCATGCCTCCGATGAGACCAACGGGCCCGCGAACACGGCGAACCAGGCTTTCAGGGACTCCGGATGACAGGAGCTCACTGGTCCGGCGCTGCTGAGTCCTCATGCTGCCAACGGCGCCGACGTAGAAAGCGGGTCCCGAAAGCGCCTGCTGCAGCAGCGGCACTTCCCAATCATTGTCGTGGAACATCAGGACAAACGCTGTGAACGGGTCGTCGTGATTGGCTGGAAGGTCTGACGGTGTGTCTAGTGCAATGGCATCGTGGAAGCCGCATGCCTTGGCGTGATCGAGGTCTTCGCCATCGCGAAGCTGAAGGTCGATCTCAACGCCGCTCGCCTTCGCCAGCCGGGCCAGCGCCAAAGCATCGGCACCACGCCCGGCAATGCGCATTCTTAATTTTGGTTGGTAGCGAGCTGTAAATTCGCCAGCGGCATCCAGGGTGAGAGTGGCCGGCTTACGAGCCCGCAAGCGGTCGCGGCAGGCACGCAGCGCCGTGGAATCCGGGTTAGGCTCAATGACAATCTCAATCGCGCCGCCGCAAGGCAGCGGCAGGTCGGTGAAAGGCGAGCCTGATCCATAGCGCAGTGATTTCGGTTCACCTGCCGCGATCGCTGACTGCGCCTGCAGCGCGACATCCGCATCAATGCAGCCGCCGGAAATATATCCGGCAATGTCGCCCGATGCGTTCACCGCCATGAGAGCGCCAAGATCCCTCACGCTGCCACCTTCAATACCCGTGATCATGACCAGGGCTGCGCCTATCGTCTCGGACCAGTCAAGAAACTGGGTGAGGACGTCTTCAGCATGTTCAAGGTATCGAGACTGGGCTGTCACCATGAAAGCCGTTGTAAACGTCGGTTTAGATCGAGGCCAGTGCTAATTGTCGCTCTCAAGCGCCATGAGCTTTTTGAGGGCGGACACGGAGCTGGCCAGAGAGGTTTCGTTTACAGAATGGTAAAGGGCGAGCACGGTCTGGCCCGTTTCAGTAACTTCCGAGCCGCCGCGATCCGTGCCGCCATGGGTCGATTTCACGAGGG
This window harbors:
- a CDS encoding molybdopterin molybdotransferase MoeA; translated protein: MNDLTSVDDALRLLTEHAPAPAIENVELAQAHGLRLATDAIAQVSRPPAAVSAMDGYAVRLEDVTTAGATLTVIGEAPAGTPYSAHVGAGEAVRIFTGGEVPEGADHIIIQEDARRDGDALICQDGYTSPQYIRAAGIDFEAGATLLTEGTRLGAAELSLIAAGNLATLSVYRRPRVGILANGDELRPPGSDLQPGEIVNSNPIGLSALIESWGGEAVDLGVAPDRLDAISDAINRAKDIDIFLPVGGASVGDHDLMRPAFAGAGFQSVFEKIAVRPGKPTWFSRRDDAVTLGLPGNPASAFVCAWLFLKPLLTGEPHRFTPARLSCDLRSNGPRTHFMRAAANIDASACVTVSPASSQDSSLISPFISGNALLMRKPNSPAQMAGELVDILLMRPIGL
- the moaC gene encoding cyclic pyranopterin monophosphate synthase MoaC; translation: MSGLTHIGPDGRARMVDVGDKAVTQRSATARGRVDMAAETLSLALGRDTKKGDPIAIAELAGIMAAKKTADLIPLCHPLPLTSVKVDIAPVDGETALSVTARAKTSGQTGVEMEALTAVSAACLTLYDMLKAVDKAMVIGGIELVEKSGGKSGDYRKGES
- the moaB gene encoding molybdenum cofactor biosynthesis protein B, with translation MHGINESLKFIPVRIAVLVVSDTRTLENDTSGATLVQRIEDAGHVLADRKILRDDQASIRSQVSEWIADPNVDVVISSGGTGLTGRDVTPEAVTPLFEKVIEGFSVIFHQVSFQSVGLSTLQSRAVAGLANGTFIFCLPGSTGAVKDGWDKVISLQLDSRHKPCNLVEIMPRLMEHMEHSH
- a CDS encoding molybdenum cofactor biosynthesis protein MoaE; its protein translation is MTMIKVTDEPINAAEALKAFESGVAGAGAIVSFTGLVRDQASSGDVETLHLQAYSPMTETGIATAREEAHERWPLIDSHIIHRIGDMLPGDAIVFVATASAHRRPAFEAADYLMDYLKTEAVFWKKETTLSGTKWIEPRAEDYKDRARWSGS
- a CDS encoding MoaD/ThiS family protein, with amino-acid sequence MAEILYFGRLSDVTGTLSEHVSLPTSVRDTSALRAWLDDRKTLDGALLEPSVRLAINNEIVADPHPVGDADEIAFMPPVGGG
- the moaA gene encoding GTP 3',8-cyclase MoaA produces the protein MPDGLTPISPAPLTDAFGRTVSYLRLSVTDRCDLRCAYCMAEHMTFLPKKDLLTLEELETVAAAFIRRGVRKIRVTGGEPLVRKDIGDLFDRLGTYLGDGLDELTLTTNATLLERDAERLVDAGVRRVNISLDTLDPDMFREITRRGDFDKVMRGIDAADKAGLKIKINTVGLKHQNAAEIPNMVEWAHDRGFDMTLIEVMPLGDTGEDRVDQYIPLFEIRDRLDQFWTLEDEAASGTSAGPSRYVRIKETGGKLGFITPLTNNFCAGCNRVRVTCTGRIYMCLGQDDHVDLRSALRDSDDPRAALDAALDRALLKKPEKHDFKIRERAASPALPRHMSVTGG
- a CDS encoding NTP transferase domain-containing protein codes for the protein MVTAQSRYLEHAEDVLTQFLDWSETIGAALVMITGIEGGSVRDLGALMAVNASGDIAGYISGGCIDADVALQAQSAIAAGEPKSLRYGSGSPFTDLPLPCGGAIEIVIEPNPDSTALRACRDRLRARKPATLTLDAAGEFTARYQPKLRMRIAGRGADALALARLAKASGVEIDLQLRDGEDLDHAKACGFHDAIALDTPSDLPANHDDPFTAFVLMFHDNDWEVPLLQQALSGPAFYVGAVGSMRTQQRRTSELLSSGVPESLVRRVRGPVGLIGGMRDASMLAVSTFAEIVEAYHVQKANVFASTAIILLSAGQSARFEEGDKLMTDLEGAPLIRHAARLLETTPCAARLAIVGPDQLDRAAELRRFGWAVIENKEARSGQATSLRAGIEAAQHIPGVQSAMILLADMPDVSPHHLTALAETHAYGKSAAMSESSGVLMPPAMFSEDTFSALCAIGGDQGARSVFASLKNTVTLPITPTEARDIDTLADLHDRMEARYA